TTGAAAAATGGAATTCATTCTGGAACATTCAGAAAAAACAATATCTAAAATCAGAATTAATTGCCGAAGGTTCTAAGCTAGGATTTAAACCGACAACCTACTCTCAATTTTTCGATCATTTAGATATTGATTTCAAACCTGTTTCAGCCAACAATTATTTAAAAATTCAGGCGCTTGAGTTAAAAGAATTCATAACCGAAAAAAATGGTTTTTATACCATTTCAACTTTAGTAAAAGTATCTCCTGAACAGCGCGACGCTTTTGTAAAATCGGCTTCTGCAAAAGAAAATCTCATTGCGATTGACCGCCAGCAGATGAACGAAACTTTTTTCAGCACTTTAAAAACCGATTTTAATTCACTTGTAAATTATTCTTTTGTAGCTGTAATTCTGATTTTGTTTTTCTTTTTCAGAAGAATCGAATTGGTCATTATCAGCTGTATTCCAATTGCTTTAACGGGAATTGTAACGGCAGGAATTATGGGCATTTTTGGCATTCAAATGAATATTTTCAGTATGATTGTCTGCACACTGATTTTTGGCCACGGAGTTGATTTCAGTATTTTCATGACCAGTGCGTTACAAAAAGAATATACTAACGGAAAAAATGAAATTGCCATTTACAGAACGTCAATTATTCTAGCAGTAATTACCACCATTCTGGGAATTGGCGCAATGATTTTTGCCAAACATCCGGCGCTGACTTCTATTTCATCGGTTTCATTAATCGGGGTTTTTGCTGCCTTGATTATCACTTTCATTTTTTATCCAATTCTCTTCAAATTATTTTTGTCGAATCGTCCTAAAAAAGGAAATCCTCCGTTTAAACTGCGAACTTTTATTCATGGTGTAATTTCATTTGCATATTATGGTTTGGGCGGAATTGTAATGTCGGTTTTCAGTTTTACGCTAATGCCAATTCTTCCGCTGAGCGCAAAAACAAAAATGAAGGGCTTTAGATATGTGGTTTCCAAATTGATGAAAACAGTATTGCATTCAAACCCTTTTCTTCACAAAAAAATCATCAATACTTATAATGAAACTTTTGAAAAACCAGCCGTAATTATTGCCAATCATTCTTCGTTTATCGACATTTTGGCAATTGGAATGTTAAGTCCAAAAATCATTTTTCTAGTAAGTGATTGGGTGTACAACTCTCCTATTTTTGGCGGTATTGTTAGAAAAGCGGGTTTTTATCCCGTTTCGGAAGGAATAGAAGATGGTGTTGAACATTTGCGTAAAAAAGTAAATGAAGGATATTCGTTAATGGTTTTCCCAGAAGGAACACGTTCTGAAAACAACGTTATTAAAAGATTTCATAAAGGCGCGTTCTTTTTAGCCGAAGAATTTAAACTGGATATTATTCCCATTGTCATTCATGGAGCTTCAGAAGCAATTCCTAAAGGTGATTTTGTCATTCATAAAAGCCAGCTTACACTTACTATTTTAGAAAGAATAACTCCAGAAAATCTTTCGTTTGGAAATAATTATGCCGAAAGAACCAAACAAATCAGTTCGTTCTTCAAAGCAGAATACCGCAAAATTCGTCAGGAACTCGAAGGTCCTGAATATTTCAAAAAAATGCTCATCAACAGTTACGATTATAAAGAAATTGAAATTGGCGACAGCGTCAAAAAAGATTTAAAACAAAATCTAGAAACTTATTATAATCTAAACAAATACATTAATCCGAAAGCCAAGATACTTCATTTAGGCAATGATTACGGACAATTAGATGTGTTATTAACTTTGCAGGAAGCACAGCGAAAAGTATTTTCTTTTATTGATGATGAAGAAAAAATGCTGGTGGCCAAAACAAATTATTTCTTAAAAAAGAGAAAAATCGTGTATTTGGATCAACTAGAATCTGCATTTGAAAATCAATATGAAGTACTTTTAATTTCAGACGAAATTTTTAAAGATGAGATTGAAAAAGTTATTTCAACTATTCCATCAGTAATTTTGGTGAATTCTCCAGCTTTAAAAAGTCAGTTAATCAGCGCTGGTTTTGAAATAGTTTCTGAAGAAGATAATCTAATCGTTTTGAAGAAAAAATAATGAAAGCACAATACGATGTAGTGATTATTGGCAGTGGTTTAGGCGGATTAGTTTCGTCTATCATTTTGGCTAAAGAAGGCTACAGCGTTTGTGTACTCGAAAAAAACAATCAATACGGAGGAAATCTTCAGACTTTTGTTCGCGACAAAACGATTTTCGATACGGGAATTCATTACATCGGGGGTTTAGAAAAAGGACAAAATCTCTACAAATATTTCAAATATCTGGGCATTATCGATCAGCTGCATCTTAAAAAATTAGATGAAGATCGTTTCGATATCATTTCTTTTGAAAATGATCAAAACGAATATCCACATGCTCAAGGCTATGAAAATTTTGTAAAACAGCTTGCTGATTTTTTTCCTGACGAAAAAGAAAATCTCACCAATTATTGCAAAAAATTACAGCAAACCTGTGATGCATTTCCCCTTTATAATTTAAACTGGAAAGGAAAATACGATACCGAAATTCTGGAACAAAACGCAAAAGAAATCATTGATTCCTGTACAGAAAATGAAACTCTGAAAGCTGTTCTGGCAGGTTCAAATTTTCTGTACGCCGGAATTCCAGATAAATCGCCTTTTTATGTTCATGCGCTTTCGATCAACTCTTATATTCAGAGTTCGTGGCGATGCATTAACGGCGGGAGCCAGATTACCAAGCAACTTTTAAAACAGCTGAAAAAATACGGCGGGGAATTTTATAAATACAAAGAAGCTACCCGTTTCAATGTTGAGGATAATAAAGTTGTTTCGGTTGATTTAAAAGATGGAACACAAATTTCAGGTTCACTTTTTATTTCGAATATTGAACCTAAAACAACTTTAAAAATGGCAGGAGAAGCAAACTTTCGAAAAGTCTTTTTTAATCGTATTCAAGATCTCGAAGATGTAATTTCGGCTTTTAGTTTGTACATCGTTTTTAAACCCGAAAGTTTCAAATATATCAATCATAATTTTTATCATTTCAAGAATAGTTCTGATGTCTGGACGGCTCAGGATTACGATGAAAATTCATGGCCAAAAAGTTATATGGCTTCGATGAATGCTTCTAAAAAAGAAGAAATCTGGGCAGAAGGCATGACTTTTTTAACCTACATGAAATACAAAGATGTTGAACCTTGGGCCGATACTTTTAATACAACTGCCGAAGAAAGCGACCGTGGTGAAAGTTACAGGGAATTTAAAAACCGAAAAGCTGCTAAATTTTTGGATGAAATCGAAATCAAATTTCCAGGAATCAAGAAGTGTATAAAATCGGTTCATACTTCTACTCCATTATCATATCGCGATTATATTGGCGGACACAACGGAAATATGTACGGATATGTTAAAGATTCTAATAATCCCATGAAAACGATGATTCCGTTAAAAACTAAGCTGGAAAATCTGTATCTTACGGGCCAAAGTACCAACATGCACGGCGTTCTGGGCGTTACGATTGGAGCCGTAAATACATGCTCTGAAATTATTGGAAGAGAATATCTGGTTACTAAAATCAATAAGGAATCTGAATAAACAACAATGAAAAACCGAGTTTTACTTTTCTTATTTACCGGTTTTTTAATGCTCCTTGTTTCATGCGGAACATCGAAATCGATGCACCATAAACCCGATCTTTCCCAATATAATTCTGAAAAACCAACCGTTATAAAAAAATCAGATTCGGTATTTGTTTCAGGGAAAAATTCCTTTTTAAAAAATAAACAAGGGCTTTGGGAATTGTATGTGGAAGGCGATCCGTTGGAAATTGGTTTAAACACAGGCGCTCTAACCGATTCACTTTTGAAGAAACAACAAAAGATTTTCTTCTCTAAAATAAACGATTTTATTCCATCCAGCTTTCAGCAAAAACTGCTTCGACAGTTTCTAAAATGGTACAATCGAAAATTATATTTAAATGTTCCTGAAGAATATCAAACCGAAATTTATGGTGTTTCAGAATATACTTCGGATGAATTTAACAACATCGCACCAAAATACCAACGCGGTTTGTATTTACATGGCGCTCACGATATTGGGCACGCTTTACAGGATTTAGCTTTAGTAGGCTGTTCGTCTTTTGCGGTTTGGAATGAAAAAACGGAAGATGGCAGTTTAATTCTTGGGCGAAATTTTGATTTTTATGTTAATGACGCTTTCGCGGAGAATAAAATCATTGCTTTTATAAATCCGAAAGAAGGACATAAATTCATGATGGTTACCTGGCCGGGAATGATTGGCGCCGTTTCTGGAATGAATGAAGAAGGTGTAACAGTTACGATAAATGCTTCGAAATCTAAAATTCCGTTGATTGCCAAAACGCCTATTTCAATTTTAACTCGCGAAATTTTGCAGCATGCCAAAAATATAGATGAAGCAATTGCTATTGCAAAAAAGCGAAAAGTATTTGTTTCTGAATCGATTATGGTGGGAAGTGCCAATGATAACAAAGCCATTTTGATCGAAGTTTCTCCCAATAAAATGGATGTTTATGATGTTCCAAATACAGATCAGTTAATTTGTTCCAACCATTTTCAAGGCGAAGCTTTTGCAGCGGATAAACGAAATCAAGAACAAATTGTAAACAGTCATTCGGAATATCGTTTTGAAAGAATGCAGGAACTTTTGTCTGAAAATAAAACGGTGAATCCTGAAATTGCTTCAGAAATTCTAAGAAATAAAAACGGTCTAAAGAACATTGAATTGGGTTATGGTTCCGAAAAAGCCTTGAATCAATTAATGGCGCATCATGGAATCATTTTTAAACCAAAAGAAAAACTAGTCTGGATTTCGGCAAATCCGTATCAGTTGGGTGAATTTGTATGCTACGATTTGGATTCTGTTTTTGGGAAAAGAAAAAATGATTTCAAATCTTTTCAAATTGAAAATCTAAATATTGCCAAAGATCCTTTTCTAAAAACTACTGCTTTTCAGAACTACAAAAAGTTTAAAATTGAAGACCGCAAAATGGATTCTTTTTTGGACAAAAAAGAAACGATTTCTCCAGAATTTATTCAGAACTATCAATCCTTAAACCCTGATTATTGGGTTGTGTATTATAAAGCAGGATTGTATTTTTACCAAAAAAAAGAATTCAAGCAGGCTCAGCTTAATTTTGAAAAAGCGTTGACGAAAGAAATCACCACTTTGCCTGAAAAACAACAGATTGAAAAATATTTAAAAAAGATCAAAAGAAAATTAAAATGATTCCAGCAATAGAAAAAGATTCTTTAGAAGAAATTAAAATTTTTCAAGAAAAAAAATTAGCCGAACTTTTAGCGTACATCAGCGAGAATTCTCCTTTTTATAAAAGACTTTTTGCTGGACAAAATATTGATATTTCAAAAGTAAAAACACTTGAAGATTTACAATTTTTACCTGTTACTACAAAAGAAGATTTGCAACAATATAATGATGATTTTGTATGTGTTCCACAACATAAAATTATCGATTACGCTTCAACATCTGGAACATTAGGAGATCCCGTAACTTTTGGCTTAACCGATTCTGACTTAGATCGATTGGCTTATAACGAAGCTATTTCATTTGCTTGCGCCGGAATTGTAGAAGGCGATGTGGTGCAGTTAATGACAACAATTGACAGAAAATTTATGGCCGGACTGGCTTATTTTTTGGGTCTTCGAAAATTAAAAGTGGGTGTAATTCGTGTTGGTGCTGGAATTCCAGAAATGCAGTGGGATTCGATTTTAAAATACAACCCAAGTTATTTAATTACCGTTCCTTCTTTCCTTTTGAAATTAATTGAATACGCCGAAATTCACGGAATCGATTATAATAATTCGAGCATAAAAGGTGCGATATGTATTGGAGAATCTTTGAGAGAACAGGATTTCTCCATGAATATTTTATCGAAAAAAATCACCGATAAATGGAATATTAAGTTGTTCTCAACTTATGCTTCTACCGAAATGAGCACAGCTTTTACAGAATGTGAGTATGGAAAAGGCGGACATCATCATCCGGAATTAATCATTGTTGAAGTTCTGGACGAAAATAATATGCCGGTTAAAAACGGTGAAACCGGCGAACTTACTTTTACAACTTTAGGAATTGAAGCAATGCCTTTGCTGCGTTTTAAAACCGGTGATATTGTGCAGTTTCATAACGAACCTTGTGAATGCGGCAGAAACACATTACGTGTTGGGCCAGTTGTGGGGCGTAAAAAACAAATGATTAAATACAAAGGAACAACCTTGTACCCGCCAGCGATGAATGATGTTTTAAGCAGTTTTGACAATATCGAAAATCACTTGATCGAAATTTCAACAAACGATTTAGGTACAGATGAAATCCTAATCAAAATTGCGGTGAAAAACCAGTCTCCAGAATTTCTTCAGGAAATTAAAGATCACTTTAGAGCCAAATTAAGAGTAACACCAAAATTAGAATTTGTGCCAAAAGAAATTCTAAATCCAATAGTTTTTAATCCAATGAGCCGAAAACCAATTCGATTTTTTGATTATAGAACCTAGTATTAGGTACAAAGAGGCAAAGGTTCACAGGGACAAAGACTATGTAATAGCTTGATAAAAAAACCTTTGAACCTTTGTTGCTATGAAGCTTTAAACCTCAATTTGGCACAAATTGAACTAAATGTTGTAATTTTGCAAAAAATATTGAAGATGGTCAAGATTGGCAACATAGAATTACCCGAATTTCCTTTATTACTCGCACCGATGGAAGACGTTAGTGATCCGCCGTTTCGCAGATTATGCAAAGCGCACGGAGCTGATATGATGTACTCTGAATTTATTTCATCTGAAGGATTGATTCGTGACGCTATAAAAAGCCGTATGAAGCTGGATATTTTTGATTACGAACGTCCGGTTGGAATTCAGATTTTTGGTGGTGACGAAGAAGCGATGGAAATGTCTTCTAAAATTGTTTCTACCGTAAAACCAGATTTAGTGGACATTAATTTTGGATGTCCGGTAAAAAAAGTAGTCTGTAGAGGTGCTGGTGCTGGAGTTTTAAAAGATGTGGATTTGATGGTTCGTTTAACCAAAGCCGTTATCAAAGGAACTGATTTACCGGTTACGGTAAAAACGCGTTTAGGCTGGGATGAAAATTCAATTAATATTGACGAAGTGGCAGAAAGACTTCAGGATATTGGAGTTCAGGCTTTAACGATTCACGCTAGAACTCGTGCCCAAATGTACAAAGGCCATTCTGACTGGTCGCACATTGCACGTGTCAAAAACAACCCAAGAATTACGATGCCTATTTTCGGAAACGGCGATATAGATAGTCCGGAAAAAGCATTACAATATAAAAACGAATACGGAATTGACGGTATCATGATTGGTCGTGCCGCGATTGGTTATCCGTGGATTTTTAACGAAATAAAACACTATTTTAAAACTGGAGAGCACTTACCTGCTCCAACGGTTATTGATCGTGTTGAAGCAGCCAGAAATCATTTAAAATGGTCTATGGAATGGAAAGGTGAGCGTTTAGGAATTGTTGAAATGCGTCGTCATTATACCAATTATTTCAAAGGAATTCATTCGTTTAAAGAATTCAAACAAAAATTAGTAACCACTGACGCACCCGAAGATTTATTCGCCATCATGAAAGAAATCGAGCAGGTTTACGCAGGATATGAGTTTGTTTAAAACATAAAAAAAGCCCTTCAATATTGAAGGGCTTTTACTTTATTTATACTTGTACTCTCTTCCACTTTCCTCTTTTATAGAAAAAGATTCCAGCTAAAGTGATGGCGGTTTCAGCAACTGGAATAGCAATAAAAACTCCTGTTGGTCCCATATTAAAATGTTTTGCTAATACAAATGCAAGCGGAATCTGGAATAACCAAAAACCAAAGAAATTAATTCCAGTTGG
This is a stretch of genomic DNA from Flavobacterium endoglycinae. It encodes these proteins:
- a CDS encoding 1-acyl-sn-glycerol-3-phosphate acyltransferase; the encoded protein is MHQYFYAIHLFVTRRKSLSVLLAFLMLLVFGFFASQIKFEEDITKLIPANDKADATAKVLKQLNFADKTTVIFTLEKNGFAEDLKEMASIFSDSVSKSCKPYISGIQGKIDEENIQETIDFVYNNLPLFLDDKDYAAIENKLQKDSIEATVQGNYKSIISPSGFITKDFILQDPLGISFIALKKLQQLNIGDDFTLDNGFVMTKDKKKLLLFITSDISSSETEKNSIFAEKLKSIQENLNTQFKGKTSVSYFGSALIAAANAKQIKSDIVLTTSIAMFTLMLILILFYRKVLIPLIIFLPTVFGGLFAVAFLYFVKEQISAISLGIGSILLGITIDYSIHILTHYKHNSDVKTLYKDITMPVIMSSSTTAVAFLCLLFVKSDALNDLGIFAAVIVMASAIFSLLIVPHLYKPKENPADHKKNVIDKMAHFSFHNNKFLIGFCIIITIICCFTYNDVGFNNDLSQLNFVPKDIKAAEKQLEESTSLTSKTIYVAAYGKSMEEVLQNNSLLFIDLSAAKQQNKILNFSSVGGIVLSQKEQQQKIEKWNSFWNIQKKQYLKSELIAEGSKLGFKPTTYSQFFDHLDIDFKPVSANNYLKIQALELKEFITEKNGFYTISTLVKVSPEQRDAFVKSASAKENLIAIDRQQMNETFFSTLKTDFNSLVNYSFVAVILILFFFFRRIELVIISCIPIALTGIVTAGIMGIFGIQMNIFSMIVCTLIFGHGVDFSIFMTSALQKEYTNGKNEIAIYRTSIILAVITTILGIGAMIFAKHPALTSISSVSLIGVFAALIITFIFYPILFKLFLSNRPKKGNPPFKLRTFIHGVISFAYYGLGGIVMSVFSFTLMPILPLSAKTKMKGFRYVVSKLMKTVLHSNPFLHKKIINTYNETFEKPAVIIANHSSFIDILAIGMLSPKIIFLVSDWVYNSPIFGGIVRKAGFYPVSEGIEDGVEHLRKKVNEGYSLMVFPEGTRSENNVIKRFHKGAFFLAEEFKLDIIPIVIHGASEAIPKGDFVIHKSQLTLTILERITPENLSFGNNYAERTKQISSFFKAEYRKIRQELEGPEYFKKMLINSYDYKEIEIGDSVKKDLKQNLETYYNLNKYINPKAKILHLGNDYGQLDVLLTLQEAQRKVFSFIDDEEKMLVAKTNYFLKKRKIVYLDQLESAFENQYEVLLISDEIFKDEIEKVISTIPSVILVNSPALKSQLISAGFEIVSEEDNLIVLKKK
- a CDS encoding phytoene desaturase family protein, translated to MKAQYDVVIIGSGLGGLVSSIILAKEGYSVCVLEKNNQYGGNLQTFVRDKTIFDTGIHYIGGLEKGQNLYKYFKYLGIIDQLHLKKLDEDRFDIISFENDQNEYPHAQGYENFVKQLADFFPDEKENLTNYCKKLQQTCDAFPLYNLNWKGKYDTEILEQNAKEIIDSCTENETLKAVLAGSNFLYAGIPDKSPFYVHALSINSYIQSSWRCINGGSQITKQLLKQLKKYGGEFYKYKEATRFNVEDNKVVSVDLKDGTQISGSLFISNIEPKTTLKMAGEANFRKVFFNRIQDLEDVISAFSLYIVFKPESFKYINHNFYHFKNSSDVWTAQDYDENSWPKSYMASMNASKKEEIWAEGMTFLTYMKYKDVEPWADTFNTTAEESDRGESYREFKNRKAAKFLDEIEIKFPGIKKCIKSVHTSTPLSYRDYIGGHNGNMYGYVKDSNNPMKTMIPLKTKLENLYLTGQSTNMHGVLGVTIGAVNTCSEIIGREYLVTKINKESE
- a CDS encoding C45 family autoproteolytic acyltransferase/hydolase → MKNRVLLFLFTGFLMLLVSCGTSKSMHHKPDLSQYNSEKPTVIKKSDSVFVSGKNSFLKNKQGLWELYVEGDPLEIGLNTGALTDSLLKKQQKIFFSKINDFIPSSFQQKLLRQFLKWYNRKLYLNVPEEYQTEIYGVSEYTSDEFNNIAPKYQRGLYLHGAHDIGHALQDLALVGCSSFAVWNEKTEDGSLILGRNFDFYVNDAFAENKIIAFINPKEGHKFMMVTWPGMIGAVSGMNEEGVTVTINASKSKIPLIAKTPISILTREILQHAKNIDEAIAIAKKRKVFVSESIMVGSANDNKAILIEVSPNKMDVYDVPNTDQLICSNHFQGEAFAADKRNQEQIVNSHSEYRFERMQELLSENKTVNPEIASEILRNKNGLKNIELGYGSEKALNQLMAHHGIIFKPKEKLVWISANPYQLGEFVCYDLDSVFGKRKNDFKSFQIENLNIAKDPFLKTTAFQNYKKFKIEDRKMDSFLDKKETISPEFIQNYQSLNPDYWVVYYKAGLYFYQKKEFKQAQLNFEKALTKEITTLPEKQQIEKYLKKIKRKLK
- a CDS encoding phenylacetate--CoA ligase family protein; protein product: MIPAIEKDSLEEIKIFQEKKLAELLAYISENSPFYKRLFAGQNIDISKVKTLEDLQFLPVTTKEDLQQYNDDFVCVPQHKIIDYASTSGTLGDPVTFGLTDSDLDRLAYNEAISFACAGIVEGDVVQLMTTIDRKFMAGLAYFLGLRKLKVGVIRVGAGIPEMQWDSILKYNPSYLITVPSFLLKLIEYAEIHGIDYNNSSIKGAICIGESLREQDFSMNILSKKITDKWNIKLFSTYASTEMSTAFTECEYGKGGHHHPELIIVEVLDENNMPVKNGETGELTFTTLGIEAMPLLRFKTGDIVQFHNEPCECGRNTLRVGPVVGRKKQMIKYKGTTLYPPAMNDVLSSFDNIENHLIEISTNDLGTDEILIKIAVKNQSPEFLQEIKDHFRAKLRVTPKLEFVPKEILNPIVFNPMSRKPIRFFDYRT
- the dusB gene encoding tRNA dihydrouridine synthase DusB — translated: MVKIGNIELPEFPLLLAPMEDVSDPPFRRLCKAHGADMMYSEFISSEGLIRDAIKSRMKLDIFDYERPVGIQIFGGDEEAMEMSSKIVSTVKPDLVDINFGCPVKKVVCRGAGAGVLKDVDLMVRLTKAVIKGTDLPVTVKTRLGWDENSINIDEVAERLQDIGVQALTIHARTRAQMYKGHSDWSHIARVKNNPRITMPIFGNGDIDSPEKALQYKNEYGIDGIMIGRAAIGYPWIFNEIKHYFKTGEHLPAPTVIDRVEAARNHLKWSMEWKGERLGIVEMRRHYTNYFKGIHSFKEFKQKLVTTDAPEDLFAIMKEIEQVYAGYEFV